From Oscillospiraceae bacterium CM, a single genomic window includes:
- the hpt gene encoding hypoxanthine phosphoribosyltransferase, which yields MKNDIEKVFFTADAIAKRVCELGAQITTDYTAEPPLLVGILKGSFVFMADLARAIDLYCDVDFIAASSYGNATETSGIVTLTKPLSADAAGRHLLIAEDILDTGVTLTFLRSYLLSLKPASVKICALLDKPSRRKAPISADYVGFTCPDAFYVGYGLDYAEHYRNLPYIGSLKPEIYE from the coding sequence ATGAAAAATGATATAGAAAAAGTATTTTTCACAGCCGATGCCATCGCCAAAAGAGTCTGTGAGCTTGGCGCACAGATAACCACCGATTATACCGCCGAACCGCCGTTACTCGTCGGCATTCTCAAGGGCTCTTTCGTCTTCATGGCCGACCTCGCCCGTGCGATTGATTTATATTGCGACGTTGATTTTATCGCGGCCTCCTCTTACGGCAACGCGACCGAGACATCCGGTATCGTGACGCTGACAAAGCCACTTTCCGCCGACGCCGCAGGGCGGCATCTTCTCATCGCAGAGGATATCCTCGACACGGGCGTGACGCTGACATTTCTGCGCTCGTACCTTTTAAGCCTGAAGCCCGCGTCAGTAAAAATCTGCGCCCTGCTTGACAAGCCCTCTCGGCGGAAGGCTCCCATCAGTGCCGATTACGTCGGCTTTACCTGCCCCGATGCGTTTTACGTCGGTTACGGCCTCGATTACGCCGAGCACTACCGCAACCTGCCCTATATCGGCTCGCTCAAGCCGGAGATTTATGAGTAG
- the tilS gene encoding tRNA lysidine(34) synthetase TilS, whose translation MLQKITAFADRYDMLPRGGTVLVAVSGGADSVCLMAALLALAPARGFSVAAAHFNHRLRGADADRDEQFVRDLCRKLDVPLLTGSADVRAYAHTNGLGIEAAARTLRYEFLENAAEKISAARIATAHTADDNAETILLNFTRGAGLRGLGGIPPVRGNIIRPMLTVERAAILSFLADHALTYVEDATNALDIYNRNLLRHKVIPVLKAINPQFLGRAAETAALARSDDAYLTSLADAFIEANVTDGVIEARALTALPEPVSSRVVRQLSGDALTSRHVAAVLALCRTASPAARLSLPTGTVRREYERVIFEKSLRPVTFEKIFLPIGGRVLIPEIGLAVTCTESDDFKKINKSFTTFLFKTDKICGKIIVRPRETGDKIALFGRGGTKTLKKLFIEERIPLARRQAIPVVCDDNGPLAVYGLGFDKRAAAREGDRILEIKFEETAYEK comes from the coding sequence ATGCTTCAGAAAATAACGGCTTTTGCCGACCGGTATGACATGCTGCCGCGCGGCGGGACGGTTTTAGTTGCCGTTTCGGGCGGCGCCGATTCCGTGTGTCTTATGGCGGCGCTTTTGGCGTTGGCACCAGCCCGCGGCTTTTCCGTCGCGGCGGCCCACTTTAACCATCGTCTGCGCGGCGCTGACGCCGACCGTGACGAGCAATTTGTCCGCGACCTGTGCCGGAAACTGGACGTACCGCTTCTGACCGGTAGCGCTGATGTTCGTGCTTACGCGCACACAAACGGTCTTGGCATTGAGGCGGCCGCACGTACGCTGCGATACGAATTTCTTGAAAACGCCGCCGAAAAAATATCGGCTGCCCGGATTGCAACGGCTCATACGGCAGATGATAATGCCGAGACGATCCTTTTAAACTTCACGCGCGGCGCGGGTCTGCGCGGGCTTGGCGGGATTCCGCCTGTCCGCGGCAACATCATTCGGCCGATGCTGACAGTTGAGCGGGCGGCGATTTTATCATTTCTCGCCGACCACGCGCTTACCTATGTTGAGGACGCCACAAACGCGCTAGACATCTATAACAGAAATCTCCTGCGCCACAAAGTCATACCCGTTTTGAAGGCCATAAACCCCCAGTTTTTGGGCCGTGCTGCCGAGACGGCAGCGCTTGCCCGTTCTGACGACGCGTATCTGACAAGCCTTGCCGACGCGTTTATTGAAGCTAACGTCACGGACGGCGTGATTGAAGCGCGCGCGCTGACTGCCCTGCCGGAACCTGTTTCCTCCCGCGTCGTGCGGCAGCTATCTGGCGATGCGCTCACATCACGCCATGTGGCGGCCGTTTTGGCACTCTGCCGCACCGCATCACCCGCCGCTCGGCTCTCGCTCCCGACCGGTACGGTCCGGCGTGAATATGAACGCGTTATTTTCGAAAAATCACTGCGGCCCGTCACGTTTGAAAAAATTTTCTTGCCGATCGGCGGGCGCGTTTTGATCCCTGAGATTGGCCTTGCCGTGACGTGTACGGAATCGGATGACTTTAAAAAAATTAATAAATCATTCACCACTTTTCTATTCAAAACGGATAAGATATGTGGTAAAATCATCGTCAGGCCGCGCGAAACGGGCGACAAAATTGCGCTTTTTGGCCGCGGCGGTACTAAAACTCTGAAAAAACTGTTTATTGAAGAGCGCATACCGCTGGCGCGGCGGCAGGCTATCCCAGTTGTCTGCGATGACAACGGCCCCCTTGCCGTATACGGCCTCGGTTTTGACAAACGCGCCGCCGCCCGTGAGGGCGACCGGATTTTGGAGATAAAATTTGAGGAGACGGCATATGAAAAATGA
- the dnaB gene encoding replicative DNA helicase has protein sequence MPHSIEAEQAVLGAMLLDARCIGDVVGVLKPSDFYSTVNREIYETIYSMFTYSMVTDPVTVLEQMRVAGVLTDTSPAYLLELVNITPTSANVMEYAAIVRDMALLRSIADTGSDILNMALEGAGGAAIILEAAEKKIYALRQGRNTQGLEPISKILISVYDQLSLAAKSGSKFPGLPSGLDDLDRFIMGLNNSDLILIASRPGMGKTSIALNIALHVAKTSGKSIAVFSLEMSREQLAMRLLSSESFIDNKKLQTGRLSADEWRKIGTAAAMISGYDLLINDNPSLSVADMNAQCRRLPNLGLVVIDYLQLMQSAGGNTKSSGDNRTQVVSDISRMLKIMAKELNVPVVCLSQLSRANEARHDKRPMLSDLRESGAIEQDADIVLGLYREDYYNKEVEQQNIAECLVLKNRRGETGTIELKWIPEFTTYTSLDRHHAE, from the coding sequence ATGCCGCACAGCATTGAAGCCGAACAGGCGGTATTAGGCGCCATGCTACTTGACGCCCGCTGCATCGGTGACGTTGTGGGTGTATTAAAACCGTCTGACTTTTATTCAACCGTCAACCGCGAAATTTATGAGACGATCTACTCGATGTTCACATATTCCATGGTGACAGACCCTGTGACGGTTTTGGAACAGATGCGCGTTGCCGGTGTTTTGACAGACACGTCACCCGCGTATCTCTTAGAACTCGTCAACATCACGCCGACATCGGCAAACGTGATGGAATATGCCGCCATCGTCCGCGATATGGCGCTGTTGCGCAGCATTGCCGACACTGGCAGTGATATTTTGAACATGGCGCTGGAGGGCGCCGGCGGTGCCGCCATCATTTTGGAGGCGGCGGAGAAAAAAATATATGCCCTGCGGCAAGGGCGGAACACGCAGGGTCTTGAACCGATTTCAAAAATTCTTATCAGCGTTTACGATCAGCTTTCGCTGGCGGCCAAAAGCGGCAGCAAGTTTCCCGGCTTGCCAAGCGGCCTAGATGATTTGGACCGCTTTATCATGGGTCTTAACAACTCCGACCTGATTCTCATTGCCTCGCGCCCCGGTATGGGCAAAACGAGTATCGCGCTGAATATTGCGCTTCATGTTGCCAAGACCTCCGGCAAATCGATTGCCGTTTTTTCGCTTGAAATGTCTCGCGAGCAGTTGGCGATGCGCCTACTCTCCTCCGAGAGCTTTATAGACAACAAAAAGCTCCAGACAGGTCGGCTGTCTGCCGACGAGTGGCGGAAAATCGGTACGGCAGCCGCTATGATCAGCGGCTACGACCTTCTGATAAACGATAACCCCTCTCTGTCGGTTGCCGATATGAACGCACAATGCCGCCGCCTGCCGAACCTCGGTCTCGTTGTTATCGACTATTTGCAGTTGATGCAAAGCGCGGGCGGCAATACAAAAAGCTCAGGCGACAATAGGACGCAGGTTGTTTCCGATATCAGCCGCATGCTGAAAATTATGGCTAAGGAATTAAACGTGCCGGTCGTCTGCCTGTCGCAGCTGTCCCGTGCCAACGAAGCGCGGCATGACAAGCGCCCCATGCTCTCCGACCTGCGCGAGTCGGGCGCCATCGAGCAGGATGCCGACATCGTTTTAGGTCTTTACCGCGAGGACTATTATAATAAAGAAGTTGAGCAGCAAAATATTGCCGAATGCCTTGTTTTGAAAAACAGGCGCGGCGAGACAGGCACCATCGAGCTCAAATGGATCCCTGAATTTACGACGTACACCTCGCTTGACAGGCACCACGCCGAATAA